One Spinacia oleracea cultivar Varoflay chromosome 4, BTI_SOV_V1, whole genome shotgun sequence DNA segment encodes these proteins:
- the LOC110802421 gene encoding uncharacterized protein: protein MRTPFCEDIMNAPKEPKVKTPTIEAYDGTTDPDMHLVVYRHHMYVQGANEATWCKYFPATLKGVASKWFERLPPGSIASFDELQTLFSTSASKDGKTGEATDSSGKKEKIDRKVPRINGTWALSKEHDTNSPGQKRGRPQERKYFDYNTDLFTILVDVGTRFDLKRPFPMKSPAESRDPKLYFQFHEDIGHDTKDCRSLKRALDDLASKGHLKNYLKRSIHGTGKNYYKKNKSPVLDTEGNHSEGGFVAVISGGPASGGPTVRGQKDYACRLGQVTLSGKSPVDPFPRIEICESDGGRVATPHDDPLVVEIKISNMRVKRILIDTGSSSDIMSMECLSRLAHDPKTIETTHYVPYHWLWRKHHTSNRRH from the exons ATGAGAACTCCCTTCTGTGAAGACATAATGAACGCCCCGAAAGAGCCTAAAGTCAAAACTCCCACcattgaagcttatgacggTACCACCGACCCGGACATGCACCTAGTTGTATACCGTCAccacatgtatgttcaaggagCCAATGAGGCCAcgtggtgcaaatattttccaGCTACCCTTAAAGGAGTGGCGTCCAAATGGTTTGAAAGACTGCCCCCAGGATCAATTGCGTCCTTTGACGAGCTACAAACCTTGTTCTCCACCAG TGCATCCAAGGATGGAAAGACTGGTGAAGCGACGGACTCCTCAGGGAAGAAAGAGAAGATAGACAGGAAAGTCCCACGAATAAATGGTACATGGGCTCTTTCGAAAGAACATGATACCAATTCTCCCGGACAAAAGAGAGGACGCCCACAAGAAAGAAAATATTTTGATTACAATACAGACCTTTTCACAATCCTAGTGGACGTCGGGACTAGGTTCGATCTCAAACGGCCCTTCCCCATGAAATCTCCTGCTGAGAGTCGAGATCCTAAGCTGTATTTTCAGTTCCACGAAGATATAGGGCATGACACCAAGGATTGCAGAAGCCTGAAGAGAGCCTTGGACGACCTAGCCTCCAAGGGGCACCTAAAGAACTACCTGAAAAGAAGCATTCACGGCACGGGAAAAAATTATTACAAGAAAAACAAGTCACCTGTCTTAGATACAGAAGGAAATCACAGCGAAggaggatttgtagccgtcatatcagGAGGACCAGCTTCTGGTGGGCCCACCGTGAGGGGACAGAAAGATTATGCTTGCCGTCTAGGACAAGTAACGTTATCAGGAAAATCACCAGTGGACCCATTCCCTCGGATAGAAATATGTGAATCAGACGGCGGACGTGTAGCCACCCCACATGACGACCCTCTCGTGGTCGAGATCAAAATCTCTAACATGAGAGTAAAACGCATCTTGATAGATACAGGAAGTTCATCTGATATAATGAGCATGGAGTGCCTAAGCCGCCTAGCTCACGACCCTAAGACCATAGAGACCACCCACTACGTACCCTATCATTGGCTTTGGAGGAAGCATCATACATCCAATAGGCGTCATTAA